The Devosia sp. 1566 sequence CCTCGTCGTTTATTCCGCCACCAAGCATATCGATGGCCAGGGCCGCGTTATGGGTGGCGCCATTCTGGGCAGCCAAGAGCGGATCGGGGGCGATATCCATACTTTTATCCGCCAGACCGGTCCATCCATGAGCCCGTTCAACGCCTGGACGCTGCTTAAAGGACTGGAAACCCTGCCGATCCGGGTGCGCCAGTCCAATGCCTCGGCTGCGGCCATTGCCAATGCGCTGAGCGATCACCCCAAGATCAGCCGGGTGCTTTATCCGCACCATCCCGATCATCCCCAATACGAACTCGGCATGCGTCAGATGCGCGCTGGCTCCACCCTTGTCGCCTTCGAAGTCGAGGGCGGCCAGGAAGCGGCATTCCGCATGGCCGATGCATTGGCGGTGATCCTGATTTCCAACAATCTGGGTGACGCCAAGTCGATCATTACCCATCCGCGCACCACCACTCACCAGCGCTTGTCCGAAGAGGTCAAGCTTGAATCGGGGATCACCCCCGGCCTGCTGCGTCTTTCCGTGGGGCTAGAAGCAACTGAGGATCTGCTGGCCGATCTGCTTTACGGACTGGATCAGGTCTAGATGCGCGCCCCCGCGTTTCTGCGCCTGATCGTCCTGCTGGCGAGTGCGCTGGGTGGCGCAGCGTTGGCGCAGGCGCAGCCCTTGCCTTATCACGCCGATCCCAGCGCACGGGAAATCGCGCCTAGCCTCGCGCAGGTGCCGGCAATCCGCTTTCTCACCACGGCGGACTTCCCGCCGTTCAACTTCCGTGACGCCAGCGGCGAACTGATCGGCTTCAACATCGATCTGGCTCGGCGCATCTGCACCCAGGTCGATACCGCCTGCACCATCCAGGCCTGGCCCTGGGATCAGGCTGCCAATGCCTTGGCGGACAATCAGGGCGACGCCTTGATCGCCGGCCTCGCGCTTTCGCCCGAGAACGGCCAGCGTTTTGATTATTCCACCACTTACTTGGCCCTGCCAGGGCGCTTTGTGACCCGAGCCGCCGATATCGAGCAGTTCGATCCGGCCCAGCTTGCGGGCAAGACGGTGGCGGTGCGCCGCGGCAGCGCCCACGAAACCTTCATGACCCGCTACCTGCCGGGCGCCACCATCCAGGGCTTTGACAGCGAAGCGGCTGCCCTTGCCGCGGTAGCCGAGGGCACGGTCGACGCTTATTTCGGTGACGGCATGCGCGCATCCTTCTGGCTCAACGATAATCTGAGCTGCTGCGGTTTTGCCGGGCCCGCCTATTTCCGTCCGGCCCTGTTTGGGGAAGGCTTGGCCATCGCCGTTCCCGCCGGCAACGACGCCATCCGTCACGCCATTGATTGGGCGCTGGTGGAGCTCAAGGAAAGCGGTGCGCTGGACGAGCTTTATCTGCGCTGGTTCCCGGTCGGATTTTACTGAACAGGCGCCGCCAGCCGCCATCCCAGTATTTGAGGTCGATGAGCACGCGCCGGCTGACCGGCGCGCTCAGCACATGCAGGCGCAACACGAACGGCACCTCGCCCATGAACAGGGCCGTCGCGCGATGATTGCCGTCCAGCAGCAGCAAGCGCCCCGCACCCAGATCATAAGCCGGTGCGTCAACGGTGATCGGACCCGCCTCTTGGGCAAAGCGATCGCGATAGGCGATAAAGGCTTGCCGGTTAGCCACCGGGAACTCACCCAGCCGCGCCGCAATATCGCCGATGCGCATTGGCCGCGCGAATACGTTCTTCATCGACACCTCCACCTGCCGCTGCGTAGCGCGGTAGGCGGTGAACACGTCGCCAAGAGCCGCGCGGTCGGTGATCTCCTGCACCCCGACTGTCGCTGTTCCCGGCGCAATCCGCTCATAATGCAGGCGCAGTTGAATGCCGGGAAACCGCTCGGCAAAGCCGGCAAGAGCATCGGGCCGCGTTGCTGCCTCTTCAGAAATCATTAACGAAACGGCCTTTTTCCTTGTCTCTGCGCCGGCGACCCTAGGCAGTTGGCGGGCGGGCGGCAAGCGCCAGCACAATTGACGCAAGGGGCAGGGGATGCAACACACGCTCAAACCTCCTCCGAAAGGCCTGTTGCATTGTCGCCCGCTCCGCTGCCCGAACTCGATCCTGCGTTTTTTGACGCTGCCCAAACCGCCCGCGCCTGGCCGTTTGAGGAAGCCCGCAAGCTCGTCGCGCGGCTCGAAAAAACCGGGAAGAAGGAAGCCCTGTTCGAAACCGGCTATGGTCCCTCGGGCCTGCCCCATATCGGCACCTTCGGCGAAGTGGCCCGTACCACGATGGTGCGCACGGCATTCCGCCTGCTCACCCGCGACCAGGTGCCCACCCGGCTCCTCTGCTTCTCCGATGACATGGACGGCATGCGCAAGATCCCGGAAACCGTCCCCTCCAAGGAGGCGATGGAGCCGCATCTGCAAAAGCCGCTGACCTCCGTGCCGGACCCTTGGACCAACGAGCACAACAGCTTCGGCGATCACAACAACGCCATGCTCCGGCGTTTTCTTGACACTTTCGGCTTCGACTACGAGTTCGCCAGCGCTACCGACTACTACAAGTCCGGCCGCTTCGACACGGTGCTGCGCCTCGCCGCCGAACGCTACGACGACATCATGGCGGTGATGCTGCCGACGCTGGGTGCCGAGCGGCAGGCAACCTACTCGCCCTTTTTGCCGATCTCGCCCATCTCCGGCCGCGTGCTCTACGTGCCGATG is a genomic window containing:
- a CDS encoding transporter substrate-binding domain-containing protein yields the protein MRAPAFLRLIVLLASALGGAALAQAQPLPYHADPSAREIAPSLAQVPAIRFLTTADFPPFNFRDASGELIGFNIDLARRICTQVDTACTIQAWPWDQAANALADNQGDALIAGLALSPENGQRFDYSTTYLALPGRFVTRAADIEQFDPAQLAGKTVAVRRGSAHETFMTRYLPGATIQGFDSEAAALAAVAEGTVDAYFGDGMRASFWLNDNLSCCGFAGPAYFRPALFGEGLAIAVPAGNDAIRHAIDWALVELKESGALDELYLRWFPVGFY